One Candidatus Aminicenantes bacterium genomic window, TCCGGACGGCAAGCCCCTCTTCCGCTTTGGTCGGGCATGCAAGCCGGTCCAGAAAAAGGCTTTAAAGGAGGTCGCAGGAGAAAACCGAAAAAGCTCTGCTGCGCCCGAGTTCTTTCCCGCCTTTGCTACCGATTTCTTCTTCGATGAGGCGGGCAACGCCTGGCTTCGAATGTTCCGCAACGACGACAAGGCCGAGCCCTACCGATACGATGTCTTCTCGCCCCAAGGCATCTACCTGAAGCAATATGTCCTTCCCTGCCGGATCTATCAGGTCCGGAATGGAAAAATGATCGCCGTGGTTGAAACGGAGGAGGGCTTCCGAGCGTTAAAGTGTTATCAATATTGACGAAGAGGCTGCAAGAGTCGGGAATGATAGGAACAGGCGCTCCGCGGCGTCTATAATATAGAAAGCCGTTTAAGATGGGCCGCAAGCTGCTGCGAGGCTTTGCTTTCTGGATTGATTGTTGATATGAATGACGGAGACAGGGAGGCGATGGGCGATAGCTGGACGGTTCTTTTCGAACAAACGCATCCGCGTTATGGGGCGCTTGTCTCTCTGCCTCCCACGGCATTCATCCCCCGCGAGTTCTTTCTTGTTTTGCATATTCCCACGCCAACATTCAATCGAGGTGGACGATGGTCATTCCCAAGAAAGCCGTAGGCATCTCTCTGCTCATTCTGGCCGTTGCAGCCGGCGGGTACTTTTTTATCCTGAAGAAAGGCCCGGCCAAGTCCGCTGATTCTGCCGGCGCGGAAACGGCCCCATCAGGTGCCGCCGCCGCGCCCGGTGCGCCCGGCGCCGTCGACCAAAAGACCGAGCCGGCGCCCATCCAGGTCAAGGCCGTCACGGCGGCCAAGGGCGATCTGATCATGACCCTCAAATCGCCGGGCGAAGCTTATACCGAGAAGAAGATCGCCCTCAAAGCCGAGGCGTCGGGCGTCATTAAGAGTCTGGCCGCGGCCGAGGGGCTGCACGTCAAGGCCGGCGACGTCCTGATCGAGATCGACGATCGGGAGTATGCGCTCAAGCTGGAGCGGCTCGAGGCGATGCGGCTCAAGTACCTCTCCGACCTCTTCCTGGAGAAGCAGTTTGCCGGAGCCGAGAAGGCCATCTCTCCCGCGGCCCTGGACAAGCTGGCCAAGGCCCAGGCCGAATATGAGAAAGTCTCGCTCTCCTTCGGCAAGGGGCTGGTGGCTCAAGCCGAACTGGAGCGGGCTCAAAAGGATTACGAGCTGGCCTTGATCGAAGCCGGGCGCAAGAAGGAGGAGATCATGGCCTCCACGAAAAACCTGACCCAGGCCGAGATCGACGTCAAGCTGGCCCGGCTGGACCTGGAGAAAACCCGCATCCGGGCGCCCTACGCCGGCATCATCACCGACCTCAAGGTTTCGCCCCAAGAGCGCATCGATGCCGGCCGCGAGCTCTTCACCCTGGTCGATATCTCCCGCATCAAGGTCAAGGCCAAAGTCCTGGAGAGCGAGAT contains:
- a CDS encoding efflux RND transporter periplasmic adaptor subunit; translation: MVIPKKAVGISLLILAVAAGGYFFILKKGPAKSADSAGAETAPSGAAAAPGAPGAVDQKTEPAPIQVKAVTAAKGDLIMTLKSPGEAYTEKKIALKAEASGVIKSLAAAEGLHVKAGDVLIEIDDREYALKLERLEAMRLKYLSDLFLEKQFAGAEKAISPAALDKLAKAQAEYEKVSLSFGKGLVAQAELERAQKDYELALIEAGRKKEEIMASTKNLTQAEIDVKLARLDLEKTRIRAPYAGIITDLKVSPQERIDAGRELFTLVDISRIKVKAKVLESEIGKMQAGRTVDLQFAAYPGKTFKGTVDTVSPVVNAEDRTCTVYVSVANSSEELKPGMHAEVEIAADIYKDRLVVPQDAVLIRSGRKLVFVVEGGVAKWRYVEIGLENEKVAEILPSTEPGWGLHPGEQVIVAGHFTLAHDAKVVVKN